A genomic stretch from Eubacterium sulci ATCC 35585 includes:
- the cbiC gene encoding precorrin-8X methylmutase (catalyzes the interconversion of precorrin-8X and cobyrinic acid) — protein sequence MEYKHLLPADIERTSMKIIEEEMAERGIVVSEEDMPVVRRVIHTSADFDYGTNLEFTENATSKGIVIMSSSVTIVTDTNMALSGITKPTLKKLGGEAFCFMAEPEIAEKAKLDGTTRAVASVSYASEKYPNAVFAVGNAPTALIKLSELIREGFRPSLVIGVPVGFVNVVESKEEIFELCKEKGIPAIVAKGRKGGSNVAAAICNALLYAAGDLTDPSKRGWRG from the coding sequence ATGGAATACAAACACCTACTACCTGCGGATATTGAGCGCACAAGCATGAAAATCATCGAGGAAGAGATGGCCGAAAGAGGCATCGTAGTTTCAGAGGAAGATATGCCTGTTGTGAGAAGAGTAATTCACACTTCAGCGGACTTTGACTATGGTACAAACCTTGAATTTACTGAGAATGCTACATCAAAGGGCATCGTAATCATGTCTAGCAGCGTTACTATTGTCACTGACACGAACATGGCTCTTTCTGGAATAACGAAGCCAACTCTTAAGAAGCTAGGCGGAGAGGCTTTCTGCTTCATGGCAGAGCCTGAAATCGCTGAAAAGGCGAAGCTTGATGGAACAACAAGAGCTGTTGCATCGGTAAGCTATGCGAGCGAGAAATATCCAAATGCAGTATTCGCAGTTGGTAACGCTCCTACTGCTCTGATAAAGCTTTCTGAGCTAATAAGAGAGGGATTTAGACCTAGTCTAGTAATCGGCGTACCTGTTGGATTTGTAAATGTTGTAGAGAGTAAGGAAGAAATCTTTGAACTATGCAAGGAGAAGGGAATTCCTGCAATTGTTGCAAAGGGACGCAAGGGCGGAAGCAATGTTGCTGCTGCAATCTGCAATGCTTTGCTCTATGCAGCTGGTGATTTGACAGACCCAAGCAAGAGAGGCTGGAGAGGCTAG
- a CDS encoding ribose 5-phosphate isomerase, producing MIMVMAADHGGYELKNAIKKHLQERGGFQILDLGTNDGEAVDYPEYGKACGDAVASGKADLGIVCCGSGVGISMAANKAKGARCALCYSEEIARLAKEHNNANILAFGGRMTTPEEACKMVDIWLDTEWAGLTQERHARRVAQLDAL from the coding sequence ATGATAATGGTAATGGCCGCTGACCACGGCGGATATGAGCTAAAGAACGCAATCAAAAAGCATCTTCAGGAGCGCGGAGGTTTTCAGATTTTGGATCTCGGCACAAATGACGGTGAGGCTGTTGATTATCCAGAATACGGAAAGGCTTGCGGAGATGCTGTTGCATCAGGCAAGGCTGACCTTGGCATAGTATGCTGCGGAAGCGGTGTGGGAATTTCCATGGCTGCAAATAAAGCAAAAGGCGCTAGATGCGCGCTTTGTTACTCAGAGGAAATCGCTCGTCTGGCAAAGGAGCATAACAATGCTAATATTCTAGCCTTCGGTGGAAGAATGACCACGCCTGAAGAGGCTTGCAAGATGGTTGACATCTGGCTAGATACTGAGTGGGCTGGTCTCACCCAGGAAAGACATGCAAGACGAGTTGCTCAGCTAGATGCGCTCTAG
- a CDS encoding cobalamin biosynthesis protein CobD, with product MIFTGILVGAVLLDLLFGDPSWLPHPVVIIGKLIDKLEAWLRKRIDEKELSDSERQKALRGAGKILTATVVLSTLIFTTAISVLAWLISPWLFLAVQVFWGFQSLAIKGLVSESKNVYRCLTGKASKTKKKPEEETSHGIKRFDATEGFESKQDRLVVARKAVGRIVGRDTSELSEEGITKATVETVAENFADGVLAPLLYLAIGGAPLALTYKAVNTMDSMLGYKNEKYIDFGRASAKLDDFCGFAPARLAALFFVAAAALTGRDFKSAYRIWRRDRFNHASPNSAQTEAACAGALGIRLAGPAYYFGEYYDKPYIGDATREIEAEDILKANKLMIVASLLATACFVGIHLLIHFVR from the coding sequence GTGATTTTTACTGGTATTTTAGTCGGTGCCGTTCTGCTTGATTTGCTATTTGGCGACCCATCTTGGCTGCCGCACCCTGTTGTAATCATTGGCAAGCTTATAGACAAGCTGGAGGCTTGGCTGCGTAAGCGGATTGATGAAAAGGAGCTAAGCGATAGCGAAAGGCAGAAGGCTTTGAGAGGGGCAGGTAAGATTCTGACTGCGACTGTGGTCTTATCAACGCTGATATTTACTACAGCAATAAGCGTGCTAGCATGGCTCATAAGTCCTTGGCTATTTCTTGCAGTTCAGGTATTTTGGGGATTTCAGAGCCTTGCTATAAAAGGGCTCGTATCCGAAAGCAAAAATGTTTACAGGTGCTTAACAGGTAAGGCTAGCAAAACGAAAAAGAAACCTGAAGAAGAGACCTCGCATGGTATCAAAAGATTTGACGCTACAGAGGGCTTTGAATCAAAGCAGGATAGACTTGTTGTGGCTCGAAAGGCCGTTGGCAGGATAGTTGGAAGAGATACAAGTGAGCTCAGTGAGGAGGGTATAACAAAGGCAACTGTTGAAACTGTTGCTGAAAACTTCGCCGATGGCGTCCTAGCGCCGCTTCTTTATCTCGCCATAGGCGGGGCTCCTCTTGCTCTAACATACAAGGCTGTCAACACTATGGACAGCATGCTAGGATACAAGAACGAAAAATATATTGATTTTGGCAGAGCCTCCGCAAAACTTGATGATTTTTGCGGCTTTGCGCCGGCGCGGCTGGCGGCTCTGTTCTTTGTCGCCGCCGCCGCATTAACCGGTCGCGACTTTAAATCAGCTTACCGAATCTGGAGGCGCGACCGCTTTAATCACGCCAGCCCGAACTCGGCCCAGACCGAGGCGGCGTGTGCCGGCGCCTTGGGTATTCGCCTTGCGGGCCCTGCTTACTATTTCGGCGAATACTACGACAAGCCGTATATAGGCGATGCGACTAGGGAGATAGAAGCTGAAGATATTTTGAAAGCAAATAAACTGATGATTGTCGCATCGCTTCTGGCAACGGCTTGCTTTGTTGGAATACATTTGCTAATTCACTTCGTGAGGTAA
- a CDS encoding peptide chain release factor 1, producing MFDKLDFIVEKYKDMSLKVSDPDVIADQPTWQKYIKDMGEMEPIVKKYEEYKKAKDELAMAKEILETENDEELRDLAKLEVNDNEEKIEVLSDELRILLIPKDPNDDKNVILEIRAGTGGEEAALFGQNLLRMYTRYAERHRWKTEIIEINDTGMGGIKEAVMMIKGKGAYSRLKYESGVHRVQRVPETESSGRIHTSAATVAVLPEVEDVDVALDPNDVRVDVYRASGNGGQCVNTTDSAVRLTHVPTGLVVTCQDEKSQIKNKEKAFKVLKSRLYDLKLQEQQSEIAAERRSQIGSGDRSERIRTYNFPQGRCTEHRIGMTLYRLDAILDGDIDEIIDGLITNDQAEKMKAF from the coding sequence ATGTTTGATAAATTGGATTTCATAGTGGAAAAATACAAGGACATGTCTCTCAAGGTTTCTGACCCTGATGTGATTGCTGACCAGCCTACTTGGCAGAAATATATCAAGGATATGGGAGAGATGGAGCCTATCGTAAAGAAATACGAAGAATACAAGAAGGCTAAGGATGAGCTCGCCATGGCTAAGGAAATCCTAGAGACCGAAAATGACGAGGAGCTCAGGGATTTGGCAAAGCTAGAAGTGAACGACAACGAGGAGAAAATCGAGGTTCTGTCTGATGAGCTTAGAATCCTGCTCATCCCAAAGGACCCTAACGACGACAAGAATGTTATCCTCGAGATTAGAGCTGGAACAGGTGGCGAAGAGGCTGCTTTGTTTGGTCAGAACCTGCTTAGAATGTACACAAGATATGCAGAGCGTCACAGATGGAAGACTGAGATTATTGAAATAAACGACACAGGCATGGGCGGAATCAAGGAAGCTGTTATGATGATCAAGGGTAAGGGTGCTTACTCAAGGCTCAAGTATGAGAGCGGTGTTCACCGTGTACAGCGTGTTCCTGAGACAGAGTCTTCGGGAAGAATTCATACATCAGCTGCTACAGTTGCTGTGCTTCCAGAGGTTGAGGACGTTGATGTTGCTCTTGATCCTAACGACGTAAGAGTCGATGTTTACAGAGCTTCAGGAAACGGTGGACAGTGCGTAAACACAACTGACTCTGCGGTAAGACTTACCCACGTTCCAACAGGACTTGTTGTAACATGTCAGGATGAGAAGTCGCAGATTAAGAATAAGGAGAAGGCTTTCAAGGTACTTAAGTCAAGACTTTATGACCTTAAGCTTCAGGAACAGCAGAGCGAGATTGCTGCTGAACGTAGAAGCCAGATAGGAAGCGGAGATAGATCTGAGCGTATTAGAACATACAACTTCCCACAGGGAAGATGCACAGAGCACCGTATCGGCATGACTCTCTATAGACTTGATGCTATCCTTGATGGAGATATAGACGAAATCATCGATGGCCTAATCACAAACGATCAGGCTGAGAAGATGAAGGCTTTTTAA
- a CDS encoding cobyrinic acid a,c-diamide synthase produces MIECLITAGSSGSGKTSVVVGLLSLLKKKGYEVGSFKCGPDYIDPMFHRAVMDVESHNLDLFLASADRVKEFYQRYSAGKTAVICEGAMGYFDGLGGISDEASAWKVADTLDLPVIAVIDAKGASLSIAAQILGLKSLRQPHHIVGVILNKCSKMLYQRLKPVLEAETGVKLLGCLPYVEGAEFSSRHLGLYTAGEISDLNQRIEKIAEALEDSFDFESFEELCDRDDKDSDDSSVAKLGDIESCKICAYELNDVDGSELGGGKTRASAKIAVARDDAFCFLYEETLDTLIEQGAELVFFSPLHDEKLPEGISGLYLPGGYPEIFAGELSSNEDMLKDIKSAIESGLPTVAECGGFLYLCEALEDENGDIYEQVGIFKGAATNKEKLVRFGYSLLSQEEDSLLFRAGEEVPMHEFHYWDAADPGSDLLATKPLGGRSYRCAFATDTLYAGFPHLYLAGKPRLAARFIEKAAAFGRRGKK; encoded by the coding sequence ATGATAGAGTGTCTTATAACTGCAGGATCGTCGGGAAGTGGAAAGACCAGCGTCGTTGTTGGCCTCCTTTCTCTATTGAAAAAGAAGGGATATGAGGTTGGCTCCTTCAAATGTGGACCCGACTATATAGATCCGATGTTTCATCGCGCGGTTATGGATGTGGAATCGCATAACCTGGATTTGTTCCTCGCCTCTGCTGACAGAGTTAAGGAGTTTTATCAAAGGTATAGCGCAGGCAAGACTGCCGTAATCTGCGAGGGTGCAATGGGCTATTTTGATGGCCTGGGCGGAATAAGCGATGAAGCAAGTGCCTGGAAGGTCGCTGATACCCTTGATTTACCTGTAATTGCAGTCATTGATGCAAAGGGGGCAAGTCTTTCAATCGCGGCTCAAATCCTAGGATTAAAGTCACTAAGACAGCCTCACCACATAGTTGGAGTCATATTGAACAAGTGCTCCAAAATGCTCTATCAAAGACTGAAGCCTGTGCTTGAAGCTGAAACTGGAGTTAAGCTCCTAGGCTGCCTTCCGTATGTTGAAGGTGCTGAGTTTTCGAGCAGGCATCTAGGTCTCTACACAGCAGGTGAAATTTCGGATTTAAATCAAAGAATAGAAAAGATAGCAGAAGCGCTCGAGGATAGCTTTGATTTTGAGTCCTTTGAGGAGCTATGTGATAGGGACGATAAGGATAGCGATGATAGTTCGGTAGCTAAGCTAGGTGATATAGAAAGTTGCAAGATCTGCGCTTATGAGCTTAACGATGTGGACGGTAGCGAACTAGGGGGTGGCAAAACTCGTGCTAGTGCAAAGATTGCCGTTGCGCGCGACGATGCGTTTTGCTTCCTCTACGAGGAGACCCTAGATACACTTATAGAACAGGGCGCTGAGCTAGTGTTTTTCAGCCCTTTGCATGACGAGAAACTTCCTGAAGGCATAAGCGGTCTATATCTTCCCGGAGGATATCCAGAGATTTTTGCTGGAGAGCTTTCATCTAACGAAGATATGCTAAAAGACATTAAATCTGCAATAGAATCTGGTCTTCCAACGGTTGCTGAGTGTGGTGGCTTCCTATACCTTTGCGAGGCGCTTGAAGATGAGAATGGAGATATATACGAGCAGGTTGGAATATTTAAAGGAGCTGCGACTAACAAGGAGAAGCTCGTTCGCTTTGGATACTCGCTCCTAAGTCAAGAGGAGGATAGCCTCCTGTTCAGAGCAGGAGAAGAGGTTCCGATGCACGAATTCCATTATTGGGACGCGGCGGACCCAGGCTCTGATTTACTGGCTACTAAGCCACTTGGTGGCAGGAGCTATCGCTGTGCGTTTGCGACTGATACGCTTTACGCAGGGTTTCCGCACCTTTACTTAGCGGGAAAGCCTAGACTTGCGGCTCGTTTTATTGAGAAGGCAGCTGCCTTTGGAAGAAGGGGCAAAAAGTGA
- a CDS encoding transcription elongation factor GreA → MADVVLMTQEGYDKLEAERDELVSVRRKDVSEKLKEARSYGDLSENAEYDAAKEEQAEVEERILKVEQMLRNAKIISENEITADRVNVGLKVTVKNVDSGEVNKFIIVGSTESDPFAEPAKISNESEVGKSLLEKQVGDKVEILVPDGMVHYEILAIEK, encoded by the coding sequence ATGGCAGATGTAGTTTTGATGACCCAGGAGGGTTACGATAAGTTAGAAGCTGAAAGAGACGAGCTGGTTTCGGTAAGAAGAAAGGATGTTTCTGAGAAGCTAAAAGAGGCAAGATCCTACGGTGACCTTTCTGAGAACGCTGAGTATGATGCAGCAAAGGAAGAGCAGGCTGAGGTTGAGGAGAGAATCCTCAAGGTTGAGCAGATGCTCAGAAATGCAAAGATCATCAGCGAAAATGAAATCACTGCAGACCGTGTAAACGTTGGTCTTAAAGTTACAGTAAAGAATGTGGATAGCGGTGAAGTGAACAAATTCATCATCGTTGGTTCTACAGAATCAGATCCTTTTGCTGAGCCTGCTAAGATTTCAAATGAATCAGAAGTAGGAAAGAGCTTGCTAGAGAAGCAGGTTGGTGACAAGGTTGAAATCCTTGTTCCAGATGGAATGGTACACTACGAGATTCTTGCAATAGAGAAATAA
- a CDS encoding cobalamin biosynthesis protein CobQ has protein sequence MGKAKCIMVQGTMSGAGKSLLCAALCRIFKQDGYKVAPFKSQNMALNSYVTRNGMEMGRAQVMQAEAAGIEPDVRMNPVLLKPSSDIGSQVIVLGEVRGQMTATEYYEYKNSLMPEVMKAYNELAEENDIIVIEGAGSPAEINLRENDIVNMGMAEAAGAPVLLAGDIDRGGVFAQLYGTVKLLTDDEQKRIAGLIVNKFRGDIDILAPGLKMVEEKTGIPVLGVIPYIRVDIDDEDSLAPRLNAKSEVKPLDIAIIRIPRMSNFTDFAPLEAHEVIGARYVQSAEELHSPDMVIIPGTKSTMDDLLWMRQNGIESAIQKLASSGTPVLGVCGGYQMMGEKLQDPHHIEGDLEEMHGMGLLPTETTFTNLKTRTRFTADVKAKDFEGAKLDGYEIHMGESIVKGDPFLTLENGKDDGCACGTNFGTYLHGLFDTGELTEKLVKYLCDRKGIEYSEAAPISHSAYVEKQYDILADGVRAAMDFDKIYKIMGLR, from the coding sequence GTGGGCAAAGCTAAATGTATAATGGTTCAGGGCACGATGTCAGGTGCAGGAAAGAGCTTGCTTTGTGCAGCGCTTTGCAGGATTTTTAAGCAGGACGGTTACAAGGTTGCGCCGTTCAAAAGTCAAAACATGGCACTGAATAGCTATGTTACCAGAAATGGCATGGAGATGGGACGCGCTCAGGTTATGCAGGCGGAAGCGGCTGGAATTGAACCTGATGTGCGCATGAATCCCGTTTTGCTCAAGCCATCAAGCGATATCGGAAGTCAGGTAATCGTGCTTGGCGAGGTTCGCGGACAGATGACTGCGACAGAGTACTACGAGTATAAGAATTCGCTTATGCCAGAGGTCATGAAGGCCTACAATGAGCTTGCTGAGGAAAACGACATCATCGTAATCGAGGGTGCTGGAAGTCCGGCAGAAATAAACCTTAGGGAAAACGACATCGTAAACATGGGAATGGCTGAGGCGGCAGGAGCGCCAGTGCTTCTTGCAGGAGATATAGATAGGGGAGGCGTATTCGCACAGCTTTATGGAACGGTTAAGCTTTTGACCGATGATGAGCAAAAGAGAATTGCAGGCCTCATCGTAAATAAGTTCCGCGGCGATATAGATATTCTTGCTCCAGGGCTTAAGATGGTCGAAGAAAAGACTGGAATTCCAGTGCTTGGAGTGATCCCGTATATCAGAGTGGATATCGATGACGAAGACTCTCTTGCTCCAAGACTTAACGCAAAATCAGAGGTTAAGCCTCTTGACATAGCGATTATAAGGATTCCTAGAATGTCAAACTTCACTGACTTTGCACCACTAGAAGCACACGAGGTAATCGGTGCTAGGTATGTCCAGTCAGCTGAGGAGCTTCACAGTCCAGACATGGTTATAATTCCAGGAACAAAGAGCACCATGGACGACCTTCTCTGGATGCGTCAAAACGGTATAGAATCCGCAATCCAAAAGCTCGCAAGCTCTGGAACGCCTGTGCTAGGGGTGTGCGGTGGATATCAGATGATGGGTGAAAAGCTTCAAGACCCACATCATATCGAGGGAGACCTTGAAGAAATGCACGGAATGGGACTTCTTCCGACTGAGACGACCTTCACAAACCTAAAGACTAGAACGCGCTTTACGGCTGATGTCAAGGCGAAGGACTTTGAGGGAGCAAAGCTAGACGGATACGAGATTCACATGGGTGAAAGCATCGTTAAGGGCGATCCATTTTTGACACTTGAAAACGGCAAGGACGATGGATGTGCGTGTGGCACAAACTTTGGAACCTACCTGCACGGACTCTTTGATACGGGAGAGCTAACTGAAAAACTTGTAAAATATCTATGCGACCGCAAGGGCATCGAATATAGCGAGGCTGCGCCTATTTCGCACAGCGCTTATGTCGAAAAGCAATACGACATCTTGGCAGATGGAGTTAGAGCGGCGATGGATTTTGATAAAATATATAAGATAATGGGATTAAGATAG
- a CDS encoding threonine-phosphate decarboxylase has translation MKNDRFVGEDVTRSEKKPERLVHGGDWAGFEERFGYEPLDFSVNVSPLGLTEGIKIAVIDTLETADRYPDPLCRRLRKAIAEREQVEEGSCLCGNGADDLIFRLAAAAKPRKALITAPTFAEYRAAMELQGTDIEEFELKEIDGFSLTEEFIEHIKADTDIVFICEPNNPTGVTTPRNLLKKILERCAEVGALLVIDECFNDFLDEPESQSMREFLSDFDNLLILKSFTKLYAMAGIRLGYCLCYDENLLKKIRKAGQEWSVSSLAENAGLAALREEGYVTELRRLIKSERERVVRELGDMGINRVYGEADYLLFHAREGLADELETRGILLRRCENYSGLGPGWFRLGLKKREDNNILLKAMKEVL, from the coding sequence ATGAAGAACGACAGATTTGTAGGAGAAGATGTAACCAGGAGTGAAAAGAAGCCGGAGAGGCTCGTTCACGGTGGTGACTGGGCAGGCTTTGAGGAGAGATTCGGATACGAGCCTCTCGACTTCTCTGTAAATGTGAGCCCTCTTGGACTTACAGAAGGGATAAAAATAGCAGTAATTGATACGCTTGAGACAGCAGATAGATATCCCGATCCGCTTTGCAGAAGACTTCGTAAGGCGATTGCTGAGCGTGAGCAGGTCGAAGAGGGAAGCTGCCTTTGCGGAAATGGGGCCGACGACCTAATTTTTAGACTTGCAGCAGCTGCAAAACCACGCAAGGCTTTGATTACCGCACCAACATTTGCTGAATATAGGGCAGCTATGGAACTGCAAGGTACTGATATAGAGGAATTTGAGCTAAAGGAGATAGATGGATTCTCTCTGACAGAGGAGTTCATTGAGCATATAAAAGCGGATACGGATATTGTTTTCATCTGTGAGCCGAACAATCCAACAGGTGTAACAACTCCTAGGAATTTGCTGAAGAAGATTCTTGAAAGGTGTGCAGAGGTGGGAGCGCTTCTCGTTATAGATGAGTGCTTTAACGACTTTTTGGATGAGCCAGAGAGTCAGTCTATGAGAGAGTTTCTTTCTGATTTTGATAATCTGCTCATACTAAAGTCCTTTACTAAGCTATATGCGATGGCGGGAATCAGACTGGGATACTGCCTTTGCTATGATGAAAATCTCCTGAAAAAGATAAGAAAAGCTGGTCAGGAATGGTCAGTTTCTAGCCTTGCTGAGAATGCAGGACTTGCAGCTCTAAGAGAAGAAGGATATGTAACAGAGCTTAGAAGGCTTATAAAATCCGAAAGGGAGAGAGTCGTAAGAGAGCTTGGTGACATGGGAATTAACAGGGTCTATGGCGAGGCAGACTATCTTTTGTTTCACGCTAGGGAAGGACTTGCAGACGAGCTTGAGACTAGAGGAATTTTGCTTAGAAGATGTGAAAATTACAGTGGCTTGGGACCTGGCTGGTTTAGGTTAGGGCTCAAAAAACGTGAGGATAACAACATATTGCTAAAGGCGATGAAGGAGGTGCTATAG
- a CDS encoding tyrosyl-tRNA synthetase encodes MKSFIPDNISKHDNVFDVLKERGFIEQCTDEDAVRELLGKEKIKFYIGFDPTADCLHVGHFMQVIAIMYMQKFGHTPVVLLGGGTGMVGDPSGRSDMRTVMDVAEIDNNCNQFKKLFDRFIEFDEEWKYTGNQGVYCPGKENKTPEAGKAIAVNNGEWIRPLNFVEFVREVGSKFNVNNMLRAEAFKQRMEREGGLTFFEFSYMLMQSYDFMVMARDFDVRMEFGGDDQWSNIIGGVHLTRKMVGKEVYGMTFSLLTTSEGKKMGKTQKGALWLDPNRTSPFDFFQYWRNVSDADVEKCLRMLTFLPMDEVKRLASLEGAEINKAKEILAYEVTKLVHGEEEAKKALDAARAAFSGQAVANVPTVELEKAVFAGEGKGLVSLIKELGLVTSNGDGFRTIEQGGLSLNRKKVEDPKKNVTEADFEDGELLIQKGKKKFLKVVLK; translated from the coding sequence ATGAAGAGTTTTATACCTGATAATATTAGTAAACACGATAATGTATTTGATGTTCTCAAGGAGAGAGGATTTATCGAGCAGTGCACAGACGAGGATGCTGTTCGCGAGCTTCTAGGTAAAGAGAAAATCAAGTTCTATATAGGATTTGACCCTACAGCTGACTGCTTACACGTTGGCCACTTCATGCAGGTTATCGCAATCATGTACATGCAGAAGTTTGGACATACACCTGTAGTTTTGTTAGGTGGCGGAACTGGAATGGTTGGAGATCCTTCAGGACGCTCAGATATGCGTACTGTCATGGATGTTGCGGAAATCGACAACAACTGCAATCAGTTCAAGAAGCTCTTTGACAGATTCATTGAGTTTGATGAGGAGTGGAAGTACACGGGAAATCAGGGTGTATATTGCCCGGGTAAAGAGAACAAGACTCCTGAGGCAGGCAAGGCCATCGCTGTAAACAACGGCGAGTGGATTAGACCGCTAAACTTCGTCGAGTTCGTAAGAGAGGTCGGATCAAAGTTCAATGTTAATAACATGCTTAGAGCCGAAGCTTTCAAGCAGCGCATGGAGCGCGAGGGCGGACTTACATTCTTTGAGTTCAGCTATATGCTAATGCAGTCTTATGACTTCATGGTTATGGCTAGAGACTTTGATGTACGCATGGAATTCGGTGGTGACGACCAGTGGTCAAATATTATCGGAGGAGTTCACCTCACAAGAAAAATGGTGGGCAAAGAGGTTTACGGCATGACTTTCTCCCTTCTCACAACGAGCGAGGGCAAGAAGATGGGCAAGACCCAGAAGGGTGCGCTTTGGCTAGATCCTAACCGCACAAGTCCGTTCGACTTCTTCCAGTACTGGAGAAATGTCAGCGATGCAGACGTAGAAAAGTGCTTGAGAATGCTAACCTTCTTACCTATGGATGAGGTTAAGAGACTTGCTTCTCTAGAGGGCGCTGAGATAAATAAGGCTAAGGAAATCCTAGCTTATGAAGTAACAAAGCTAGTTCACGGTGAGGAAGAGGCCAAGAAGGCTCTTGATGCTGCTCGTGCTGCTTTCAGCGGTCAGGCTGTGGCAAATGTTCCTACTGTGGAGCTTGAGAAAGCTGTCTTTGCTGGAGAAGGCAAGGGCCTAGTATCTTTGATAAAGGAGCTCGGACTTGTGACGAGCAACGGAGATGGGTTTAGAACCATCGAACAGGGAGGACTTTCACTGAACCGCAAGAAGGTGGAGGATCCAAAGAAGAATGTCACCGAGGCAGACTTTGAGGATGGCGAGCTTCTAATACAAAAGGGAAAGAAGAAATTCCTAAAGGTAGTATTGAAATAG
- the upp gene encoding uracil phosphoribosyltransferase (Catalyzes the formation of uracil and 5-phospho-alpha-D-ribosy 1-diphosphate from UMP and diphosphate) — MGKIYVFDHPLIQHKVSLMRMQETNVKDFRQLAKEIAILMGFEATRNLELEQVEIETPMCKTKVNMLKGEDIAIVPILRAGLGFVDGMLELVPNAKVGHVGLYRDPDSHEPVEYYCKLPADIEKRRIFVLDPMLATGGSASAAIDFIKKRGGKDITFMCLIAAPEGIKVLQDAHPDVDIYIAAKDERLNEKAYILPGLGDAGDRLYGTK, encoded by the coding sequence ATGGGTAAGATATATGTTTTTGACCATCCGCTAATTCAGCACAAGGTTTCACTTATGAGAATGCAGGAGACAAATGTTAAGGACTTCCGTCAGCTAGCTAAGGAAATCGCTATTTTGATGGGTTTTGAGGCTACTAGAAATCTAGAGCTAGAGCAGGTTGAAATCGAGACACCTATGTGCAAGACAAAGGTCAATATGCTTAAAGGTGAGGATATTGCTATCGTTCCAATATTGAGAGCTGGTCTTGGATTTGTAGATGGAATGCTTGAGCTAGTTCCAAATGCAAAGGTTGGACACGTTGGTCTTTACAGAGATCCTGATTCACACGAGCCTGTTGAATATTATTGCAAGCTTCCTGCTGATATTGAGAAGAGAAGAATTTTCGTTCTTGACCCAATGCTTGCGACTGGTGGAAGTGCTTCGGCAGCTATCGACTTCATCAAAAAGCGCGGTGGTAAGGACATCACATTCATGTGCCTAATTGCAGCTCCAGAGGGAATCAAGGTTCTTCAGGATGCACATCCAGATGTTGATATTTACATCGCTGCTAAGGACGAGAGACTAAACGAGAAAGCATACATCTTGCCAGGTCTTGGAGATGCTGGAGATAGACTCTACGGAACAAAATAA